In Pseudomonas saudiphocaensis, one DNA window encodes the following:
- a CDS encoding rhomboid family intramembrane serine protease — MIVVEALRLPLSVDLSGFVALLQRLQVPCRVSEEAGEQVLRVPEQAAEQVRELYQRYPQGDQSVVLEQAPSSRTGFMATLKRSPLTATMLLLTLVMAAVTLLGDNFAAIRWLNFSDFHIEGEYAYFATLEQTLASNQWWRLITPIFVHFGFLHLAMNSMWYWELGRRIEARQGALMLLGLTLVFALVSNASQYVFGGPGIFGGLSGVLYGLLGHCWLFQKLAPNEAYRLPSGVVVLMLIWLVVCLTGAIEVLSFGTLAIANAAHVGGLVVGCVTGVAGGLLARKR, encoded by the coding sequence ATGATCGTGGTCGAGGCCTTGCGCCTGCCGTTGTCGGTTGATTTGAGCGGTTTTGTTGCCTTGCTGCAGCGATTGCAGGTGCCTTGCCGGGTCAGTGAAGAAGCGGGCGAGCAGGTCTTGCGGGTACCGGAGCAGGCAGCCGAGCAGGTGCGCGAGCTCTACCAGCGCTATCCCCAGGGCGACCAGTCAGTGGTGCTGGAGCAAGCGCCAAGTTCCCGCACAGGCTTTATGGCGACGCTCAAACGCAGCCCGCTGACCGCCACGATGCTGCTGCTCACGCTGGTGATGGCAGCTGTCACGCTACTGGGTGACAACTTCGCCGCCATCCGCTGGCTCAATTTCAGCGATTTTCACATCGAGGGCGAATACGCCTATTTCGCCACGCTGGAACAGACCCTGGCGAGCAATCAGTGGTGGCGGCTGATCACGCCGATTTTCGTTCACTTCGGCTTTCTGCATCTGGCGATGAACTCCATGTGGTACTGGGAGCTGGGACGGCGCATCGAGGCGCGCCAGGGTGCGCTGATGCTGCTCGGGTTGACACTGGTCTTCGCGCTGGTGTCCAACGCCAGCCAATATGTCTTTGGTGGCCCCGGCATTTTTGGTGGCTTGTCCGGTGTGCTTTACGGGCTGTTGGGGCACTGCTGGTTGTTCCAGAAACTGGCCCCGAATGAGGCCTATCGCCTGCCATCAGGAGTGGTGGTGCTGATGCTAATCTGGCTGGTGGTGTGCCTGACTGGTGCCATCGAAGTGCTTAGCTTCGGTACCCTGGCCATCGCCAATGCGGCCCACGTTGGCGGGCTGGTGGTGGGATGCGTCACTGGTGTGGCGGGTGGATTGCTGGCGCGCAAGCGCTAG